In a single window of the Desulfovibrio sp. ZJ209 genome:
- a CDS encoding NAD(P)-dependent oxidoreductase, producing the protein MRFSFLGLGNMGAPLARNILLAGEELTVFTRRPECAAAFAADGASVATSVRELAHCDVLCTCLPLPGHVREAVLGADGEGLYAAMGPGSIHLEFSTIDPATANSLAASASAKGVAYVQATVGKTPQMAMKREEPLFVGGNRAAVGTLWPLLEKIGQPHDVESVDAACAVKLLSNMIGMANLAVLAESLRIGQAAGMKPETLLPLLQDTGARSFQMDVRGPWMAAADFSPRFAVDLAAKDLRLGCAMARAWGCEPRLTQDALGMFKKAQAEGLGGEDACAVFKAAN; encoded by the coding sequence ATGCGCTTCTCATTCCTCGGTCTTGGCAATATGGGCGCGCCGCTGGCGCGGAATATCCTGCTGGCGGGCGAAGAGCTCACCGTCTTCACGCGCCGGCCCGAATGCGCCGCCGCCTTCGCCGCGGACGGCGCCAGCGTGGCGACGAGCGTGCGGGAGCTCGCCCACTGCGACGTGCTCTGCACCTGCCTGCCCCTGCCCGGGCATGTGCGCGAGGCCGTGCTGGGCGCGGACGGCGAGGGCCTGTATGCGGCCATGGGGCCCGGCAGCATCCATCTCGAGTTCAGCACCATCGACCCGGCCACGGCAAACAGCCTCGCCGCGTCGGCATCCGCAAAGGGCGTGGCCTATGTGCAGGCCACGGTGGGGAAAACGCCGCAAATGGCCATGAAGCGCGAGGAGCCGCTGTTCGTGGGCGGGAACAGGGCGGCGGTCGGCACACTCTGGCCGCTGCTCGAAAAGATCGGGCAGCCTCATGATGTGGAGAGCGTGGACGCGGCCTGTGCGGTGAAACTTTTGAGCAACATGATCGGCATGGCGAACCTGGCCGTGCTTGCCGAGAGCCTGCGCATCGGGCAGGCCGCGGGCATGAAGCCGGAGACCCTGCTGCCCCTTTTGCAGGATACCGGCGCCCGCAGCTTCCAGATGGACGTGCGCGGCCCGTGGATGGCGGCCGCCGATTTCAGCCCGCGCTTCGCCGTGGACCTCGCCGCCAAGGATCTGCGCCTCGGCTGCGCCATGGCCCGGGCCTGGGGCTGCGAGCCGCGCCTCACCCAAGACGCCCTCGGCA
- a CDS encoding NCS2 family permease, with translation MQLLERLFHLSENGTTVKTECLAGLTTYMAMCYILFVVPGMLADAGMPVAETAPAVVWVTVLATLAMGLWAGFPVAVAPGLGISAFFAYYVCGPAGYTWQTGLGAVFISGVIFLLLTVTRLRQMIIDAVPMDLKYAIVVGIGAFIAFIGMKNCGMVVASPSTFVTLGDLGQPATLLAVAGIFLIGALMALRVTGAMIIGILAVTVAGMVLGVTPAPSAATFSQGTGALFPSGLFMQMDLPGALSHGLFSIIFTLTMVDLFDNMGVLIGLAQKAGFMRPDGHIRGLDRALMTDSCATMASALLGTTTATSYLECAAGVAAGGRTGLTAVVIAALFLLSLFLMPLVSLVPAFATAPVLIIVGALMMQEVGRIRFNDFTVALPAFLTIISMPLTFNIATGFGFGFVSFVGLKALTGRFRDVRPVMCAIAVCFAVNFALRLQ, from the coding sequence ATGCAGCTGCTCGAACGCCTGTTCCACCTCAGCGAAAACGGCACCACCGTGAAAACGGAATGCCTGGCCGGGCTCACCACCTACATGGCCATGTGCTACATACTCTTCGTGGTGCCCGGCATGCTGGCCGACGCCGGCATGCCCGTGGCCGAGACCGCGCCGGCCGTGGTCTGGGTGACGGTGCTCGCCACGCTCGCCATGGGGCTGTGGGCCGGTTTTCCCGTGGCCGTGGCGCCGGGCCTCGGCATCTCGGCCTTCTTCGCCTACTATGTGTGCGGCCCCGCTGGCTACACCTGGCAGACGGGCCTCGGCGCGGTGTTCATCTCGGGCGTCATCTTCCTGTTGCTCACGGTAACACGGCTTCGGCAGATGATCATCGACGCCGTGCCCATGGATCTGAAATACGCCATCGTGGTGGGCATCGGCGCCTTCATCGCCTTCATCGGCATGAAGAATTGCGGCATGGTGGTGGCCTCGCCCTCCACCTTCGTGACCCTGGGCGACCTCGGGCAGCCCGCCACCCTGCTGGCCGTGGCCGGCATCTTCCTCATCGGGGCGCTCATGGCCCTGCGCGTCACCGGCGCCATGATCATCGGCATCCTCGCCGTGACCGTCGCGGGCATGGTGCTCGGGGTGACGCCCGCGCCCTCGGCCGCCACGTTTTCGCAGGGCACGGGCGCGCTCTTTCCCTCCGGCCTTTTCATGCAGATGGATCTTCCGGGCGCCCTCTCCCACGGGCTCTTTTCCATCATTTTCACGCTCACCATGGTGGATCTTTTCGACAACATGGGCGTGCTCATCGGGCTTGCGCAAAAAGCGGGCTTCATGCGGCCGGACGGCCATATCCGCGGCCTTGACCGAGCCCTGATGACGGATTCCTGCGCCACCATGGCGAGCGCGCTTCTCGGCACCACCACGGCCACGAGCTATCTTGAGTGCGCCGCGGGCGTGGCCGCGGGCGGCCGCACCGGGCTCACGGCCGTGGTCATCGCCGCGCTCTTTTTGCTCTCGCTCTTCCTCATGCCGCTGGTGAGCCTTGTGCCCGCCTTCGCCACGGCGCCCGTGCTCATCATCGTGGGCGCGCTCATGATGCAGGAGGTGGGCCGCATCCGTTTCAATGACTTCACCGTGGCGCTGCCCGCCTTCCTGACCATCATCTCCATGCCCCTGACCTTCAATATCGCCACGGGCTTCGGCTTCGGCTTCGTGAGTTTCGTGGGCCTCAAGGCCCTCACCGGGCGCTTCCGGGACGTGCGGCCCGTCATGTGCGCCATCGCGGTCTGCTTCGCCGTCAATTTCGCCCTCAGGCTCCAGTAG
- a CDS encoding NAD(P)-dependent oxidoreductase, protein MRIVLMENLGCSPELVEENAARLRALGHEFTTFEKTTDTERLKAETRDADVLMLANMPLPAEVLAAAPDVKFIDVAFTGVDHIPVADARERGIAISNASGYADESVAELCISLMIQLLRHLGEAERRVREGGTKAGLGANLLQGKTVGIIGAGAIGKRLAALCKAFGCTVLAHNRRPVSDPAIDESVGLDELLRRSDIVSLHCPLTPETKGLIGAPQLAMMKKTALLINTARGPVVDNKALAEALNAGTIAGAACDVFDMEPPLPADYPLLHCKHIILTPHLAFYSQESLEERAKIAFANLFAWLAGKQANKI, encoded by the coding sequence ATGCGCATCGTCCTTATGGAAAACCTCGGCTGCTCCCCCGAGCTTGTGGAAGAAAATGCCGCCAGGCTGCGCGCCCTCGGTCATGAGTTCACCACCTTTGAGAAAACCACCGATACGGAGCGGCTCAAGGCCGAGACGCGGGACGCCGATGTCCTCATGCTCGCCAACATGCCGCTGCCCGCCGAGGTGCTGGCGGCGGCGCCGGACGTGAAGTTCATCGACGTGGCCTTCACCGGCGTGGACCATATCCCCGTGGCGGATGCGCGCGAGCGCGGCATTGCCATTTCCAACGCCTCGGGCTATGCGGACGAATCCGTGGCCGAGCTCTGCATCAGCCTCATGATCCAGCTTTTGCGGCACCTTGGCGAGGCCGAGCGCCGCGTGCGCGAAGGCGGCACCAAGGCCGGGCTCGGGGCCAATTTGCTTCAGGGCAAGACCGTGGGCATCATCGGCGCGGGCGCCATCGGCAAGCGGCTGGCCGCGCTCTGCAAGGCCTTCGGCTGCACGGTGCTGGCCCACAACCGCCGCCCGGTCTCAGACCCGGCCATCGACGAAAGCGTGGGCCTTGACGAGCTTTTGCGCCGCTCGGACATCGTTTCGCTGCACTGCCCGCTCACGCCGGAGACCAAGGGGCTTATCGGCGCGCCGCAACTGGCCATGATGAAGAAGACCGCCCTGCTCATCAATACCGCGCGCGGCCCGGTGGTGGACAACAAGGCCCTTGCGGAGGCGCTGAACGCCGGCACCATCGCGGGCGCGGCCTGCGACGTGTTCGACATGGAGCCGCCGCTGCCGGCGGACTATCCGCTGCTGCACTGCAAGCACATCATCCTCACGCCGCATCTGGCCTTCTATTCGCAGGAATCGCTGGAGGAAAGGGCGAAGATCGCCTTCGCCAACCTTTTCGCGTGGCTCGCTGGCAAGCAGGCCAACAAGATCTAG
- a CDS encoding sodium-dependent transporter, with product MDSKAAGSGTGGRAGREMLGSRLGFLLLSAGCAIGLGNVWRFPFITGAFGGAIFVLVYIFFLFAILPIMIMEFAVGRASRLNMGLALKKLEPEGTSWHRFGWVALVGSYLLMMFYTTVTGWMLSYCWFEVSGSLAGLTPEGVGAFFNGALGDATTQVCGMSVAVALGFAVCAMGVRRGVERMVKGMMLGLLLILVVLVVRALLLPDAGSGVRFYLMPDLEKFREVGFFNVCNAAMGQAFFALSVGIGSMTIFGSYQPKDRSLTGEALWIMGLDTMVGLMAGLIIFPACFSFGVAPGSGPGLVFVTLPNIFEHMEGGRLWGTLFFIFLAFASLSTVIAVFENIISYSVDVWGMPRKRATALHACSMWLLSLPCALGFNLLSGIQPLGAGSTILDFEDFLVSNNVLPLGGLIFLFFCCWRRGWGWNNFINEADQGQGLKFPRCLRFYLTWLLPCLILILFAAGYADRFYAINPN from the coding sequence ATGGACAGCAAGGCCGCGGGGAGCGGCACGGGCGGCCGCGCCGGCCGCGAGATGCTCGGGAGCCGCCTCGGCTTTCTCCTGCTTTCGGCGGGCTGCGCCATCGGGCTCGGCAACGTGTGGCGCTTCCCCTTCATCACCGGCGCCTTCGGCGGCGCCATCTTCGTGCTCGTCTATATCTTCTTCCTCTTCGCCATCCTGCCCATCATGATCATGGAATTCGCCGTGGGCCGCGCCTCGCGGCTCAACATGGGCCTCGCCCTGAAAAAGCTCGAGCCCGAGGGCACCTCCTGGCACCGTTTCGGCTGGGTGGCGCTGGTGGGGAGCTACCTGCTCATGATGTTTTACACAACGGTCACGGGCTGGATGCTCTCCTATTGCTGGTTCGAGGTGTCGGGCTCGCTCGCCGGGCTCACGCCCGAGGGCGTGGGCGCCTTCTTTAACGGAGCGCTCGGCGACGCGACCACGCAGGTCTGTGGCATGAGCGTGGCCGTGGCCCTCGGCTTCGCCGTGTGCGCCATGGGCGTGCGCCGGGGCGTGGAACGCATGGTCAAGGGTATGATGCTCGGGCTTCTGCTGATCCTCGTGGTGCTCGTCGTCCGCGCCCTGCTTTTGCCCGACGCCGGGAGCGGCGTGCGCTTCTACCTCATGCCGGACCTCGAAAAATTCCGGGAAGTGGGCTTTTTCAACGTCTGCAACGCGGCCATGGGGCAGGCCTTTTTCGCGCTGTCCGTGGGCATCGGCTCCATGACCATCTTCGGGAGTTACCAGCCCAAGGACCGCTCCCTCACCGGCGAGGCCCTGTGGATCATGGGCCTCGACACCATGGTGGGCCTCATGGCCGGGCTCATCATCTTCCCGGCGTGCTTCTCCTTCGGCGTGGCGCCGGGCTCGGGGCCGGGCCTCGTCTTCGTGACCTTGCCCAATATTTTCGAGCACATGGAGGGCGGCCGCCTCTGGGGCACACTGTTCTTCATCTTTCTCGCCTTCGCCTCGCTTTCCACGGTCATCGCGGTGTTCGAGAACATCATCTCCTACAGCGTGGACGTGTGGGGCATGCCGCGCAAGCGCGCGACCGCGCTGCACGCCTGCTCGATGTGGCTGCTCTCGCTGCCGTGCGCGCTCGGCTTCAACCTGCTCTCCGGCATCCAGCCCCTGGGCGCGGGGAGCACCATCCTCGATTTTGAGGATTTTCTCGTCAGCAACAATGTGCTCCCGCTGGGCGGGCTGATCTTCCTCTTTTTCTGCTGCTGGCGCCGCGGCTGGGGCTGGAACAACTTCATCAACGAGGCCGACCAGGGGCAGGGCCTGAAATTCCCGCGCTGCCTGCGCTTCTACCTGACGTGGCTTTTGCCGTGCCTCATCCTCATCCTCTTCGCGGCGGGCTACGCGGACAGGTTTTACGCCATCAACCCCAACTGA
- a CDS encoding sulfite exporter TauE/SafE family protein: MGFGRQLYHFLLAGSEAYARWDFEVSTSILKNHKKLLLVLALAAPIFLCCIAEAYDPHEILGGHAAYAPAFYTLPIFLAAIGVGVAAGLITGCIGAGGGFIITPALMAVGVKGILAVGTDLFHIFAKAIMGTTIHKKLGNVSVRLAFSFLAGSIAGTFIGGALNKGLYDANPLLSELFISSVYALLLGFLGFYALADFLRSRQPASAQSHETDATAAGLTGIARRMQAVALPPMIPFDRRVIPGGRRISAWIVACGGVFVGFLAAIMGVGGGFVTFPMFVYVFGVSSLTTVGTDIFQIIFTAGFAAVGQYAVYGYVFYTLAIGMLLGSLLGIQVGALTTSVVRANQIKGFYAVSIIAGFVNRAATLPKKLVELEFLTLPAALVNGIEAVGNVVFWVVVAFFGLWVCSKFFLNLGKLRENA, from the coding sequence ATGGGTTTTGGCCGACAACTGTATCACTTTCTCCTTGCCGGCAGCGAGGCCTATGCCCGCTGGGATTTTGAAGTCTCCACTTCCATCCTGAAAAACCACAAGAAGCTGCTGCTCGTTCTTGCGCTGGCCGCGCCCATCTTTCTCTGCTGCATCGCGGAGGCGTATGACCCGCATGAGATCCTTGGCGGCCATGCCGCCTATGCGCCGGCCTTCTACACGCTGCCCATCTTCCTCGCGGCCATCGGCGTAGGCGTGGCGGCCGGCCTCATCACCGGCTGTATCGGCGCCGGCGGCGGTTTCATCATCACGCCCGCGCTCATGGCCGTAGGCGTCAAGGGCATTCTGGCCGTGGGCACGGATCTCTTCCATATTTTCGCCAAGGCCATCATGGGCACCACCATCCACAAGAAGCTCGGCAATGTCTCCGTCCGGCTGGCATTCAGCTTCCTGGCCGGCTCCATCGCCGGCACCTTCATCGGCGGCGCGCTCAACAAGGGCCTCTATGACGCCAACCCGCTGCTCTCCGAGCTGTTCATCAGCTCGGTGTACGCGCTCCTGCTCGGCTTTCTCGGCTTTTACGCCCTGGCGGACTTTCTCCGCTCCCGCCAGCCGGCGTCCGCGCAGTCCCACGAGACCGACGCCACCGCCGCTGGCCTCACCGGCATCGCCCGGCGCATGCAGGCCGTGGCGCTGCCGCCCATGATTCCCTTTGACCGGCGCGTCATTCCGGGCGGCCGGCGCATCTCCGCGTGGATCGTCGCCTGCGGCGGCGTGTTCGTGGGCTTTCTTGCGGCCATCATGGGCGTGGGCGGGGGCTTCGTCACCTTCCCCATGTTCGTCTATGTGTTCGGCGTGTCGTCGCTGACCACCGTGGGCACCGATATTTTCCAGATCATCTTCACGGCCGGCTTCGCGGCGGTGGGGCAATACGCCGTGTACGGCTATGTGTTCTACACGCTCGCCATCGGCATGCTCCTGGGCTCGCTGCTCGGCATCCAGGTGGGCGCGCTGACGACCTCGGTGGTCAGGGCCAACCAGATCAAGGGCTTTTACGCCGTCTCCATCATCGCGGGCTTCGTCAACCGCGCGGCCACCCTGCCCAAGAAACTTGTGGAGCTCGAATTCCTCACGCTGCCGGCGGCCCTCGTCAACGGCATCGAGGCCGTGGGCAATGTGGTCTTCTGGGTGGTGGTGGCCTTTTTCGGCCTCTGGGTGTGCAGCAAATTCTTCCTGAACCTCGGCAAACTGCGGGAGAATGCGTGA